Proteins from one Hydrogenophaga sp. SL48 genomic window:
- a CDS encoding DUF6988 family protein, whose amino-acid sequence MTNLPSTLPDSHQEDPLLVLAERSDAFEEAILSCFPSTGVVLAIDSEQNQLAASACQLCIEHASVVRAAFFIHAPSSGSGVLRLQYEALLRASWLYFVATPAQIEKLGRNLTPEAELAAKNLPGAGEMLAKVLKVAPVGLTAHLAEFDQYSRHALNSYVHSGIHPLRRVRDGFPAEMALTLVRFSNGLMHMAYRTLAMLMGSQRRMDKVTHLYEQFTDCCPMAPTGRGPTGD is encoded by the coding sequence TTGACGAACTTGCCTTCTACTCTCCCAGATTCTCATCAAGAAGATCCCTTACTCGTGCTTGCTGAAAGATCGGATGCTTTTGAAGAAGCCATACTGAGTTGCTTTCCATCAACAGGTGTGGTCCTCGCTATCGACTCAGAGCAAAATCAGTTGGCAGCAAGCGCATGCCAACTGTGTATTGAGCATGCCAGCGTCGTAAGGGCTGCGTTTTTCATACACGCTCCGAGTTCAGGATCTGGCGTTCTCCGCTTGCAATACGAGGCCTTGCTTCGGGCTTCGTGGCTTTATTTTGTAGCGACTCCCGCGCAGATCGAAAAGCTTGGTCGGAACCTGACTCCAGAGGCTGAGCTAGCCGCCAAAAACCTTCCCGGTGCTGGCGAAATGCTCGCCAAGGTATTAAAAGTAGCACCTGTTGGGTTGACAGCGCATCTGGCTGAATTTGATCAATATTCACGGCACGCCCTGAATTCCTACGTGCACAGTGGCATTCACCCTTTGCGTCGCGTTCGTGATGGATTTCCAGCGGAGATGGCACTGACGCTAGTTCGCTTTTCCAATGGGCTTATGCACATGGCCTACCGGACGCTTGCCATGCTCATGGGGTCACAGCGGAGGATGGACAAGGTAACTCACTTGTATGAGCAGTTCACTGATTGCTGTCCGATGGCCCCCACAGGTCGAGGCCCAACAGGGGACTAG
- the tnpA gene encoding IS66-like element accessory protein TnpA produces MNEAKKKTRRRYGAELKQQILAQCAEPDASVASIALSHGINANVVHKWRRQTGVPLPSLQAPAFVPVPLPPAAHPPVPDIRIELRRGATSVSVTWPLAAAEQCALWMRELLK; encoded by the coding sequence ATGAATGAAGCCAAGAAGAAGACCCGCCGGCGGTACGGCGCCGAGCTCAAGCAGCAGATCCTCGCTCAGTGCGCCGAGCCAGATGCATCGGTGGCCAGCATTGCTCTGTCCCACGGCATCAATGCCAACGTCGTGCACAAGTGGCGCCGCCAAACTGGTGTCCCGCTGCCGTCACTGCAGGCGCCCGCATTCGTTCCGGTGCCGCTGCCGCCGGCGGCGCACCCACCTGTGCCGGACATCCGAATCGAGCTGCGCCGTGGCGCCACCAGCGTCTCAGTGACCTGGCCCCTGGCGGCGGCCGAGCAGTGCGCCCTGTGGATGCGAGAGCTGCTCAAGTGA